From Haloarcula rubripromontorii, the proteins below share one genomic window:
- a CDS encoding CBS domain-containing protein, producing MDIADIATREFVEVDANKRLGKVRSIFERENPKGIIVTEDDDYAGVITQKQLVQSHVEDNAKAGAMTRSAPKVERTDDVREVARVLVEGGVKLAPVFEAGELWGIVTEDDILDAVLDNLDALSVEDIYTRDVITVSEDTNVGQVVNLLRKHGISRLPVLGDDDGLSGMVTRHDIVDVVVRDMNKTTRGDRSGEIERVLDMPVYDVMSSPVETAKLGDSVEDAVARMLENDFAGLVVTPEEDDTHVAGILTKTDVLRALTYTEEEHMDVQITNIKLLDTISRADIRADIEQVADKYGAMQVQHAHVRFHEHKEKLRGTPLIQCQIRLRTNKGQAAGSGEGYGAETAFNVALDKLERNVLELKGVQADEEYRGQLLRKLGEL from the coding sequence ATGGATATTGCTGATATCGCCACCAGAGAATTTGTCGAGGTTGACGCCAACAAGCGCTTGGGGAAAGTCCGGTCTATCTTCGAACGCGAGAACCCCAAGGGTATCATCGTCACGGAAGACGATGACTACGCTGGCGTTATCACGCAGAAACAGCTGGTCCAGTCCCACGTCGAGGACAACGCGAAAGCGGGGGCGATGACGCGCTCGGCGCCGAAAGTCGAGCGCACCGACGACGTGCGCGAAGTCGCGCGCGTCCTCGTCGAGGGTGGTGTCAAGCTCGCGCCGGTGTTCGAGGCGGGCGAGCTCTGGGGTATCGTCACCGAGGACGATATCCTCGACGCGGTTCTCGACAACCTCGACGCGCTAAGCGTCGAGGACATCTACACACGAGATGTCATCACGGTCTCGGAAGACACCAACGTCGGGCAGGTCGTCAACCTCCTCCGGAAACACGGCATCTCCCGGCTTCCGGTACTCGGTGACGACGACGGCCTGTCCGGGATGGTCACGCGCCACGACATCGTCGACGTGGTCGTCCGGGACATGAACAAGACGACGCGGGGCGACCGCTCCGGCGAGATAGAGCGCGTGCTCGACATGCCGGTCTACGACGTGATGAGCAGCCCGGTTGAGACGGCGAAGCTCGGCGACTCCGTCGAGGACGCCGTCGCGCGGATGCTGGAAAACGACTTCGCCGGCCTCGTCGTCACGCCGGAAGAGGACGACACCCACGTCGCCGGCATCCTCACGAAGACCGACGTGCTCCGCGCGCTGACCTACACCGAGGAGGAGCACATGGACGTCCAGATCACGAACATCAAACTGCTCGACACCATCTCCCGTGCGGACATCCGGGCCGACATCGAGCAAGTCGCGGACAAGTACGGGGCAATGCAGGTCCAGCACGCCCACGTCCGGTTCCACGAGCACAAGGAGAAGCTCCGTGGCACGCCGCTCATCCAGTGTCAGATCCGCCTGCGGACCAACAAAGGTCAGGCAGCCGGCTCCGGCGAAGGCTACGGCGCTGAAACCGCGTTCAACGTCGCACTCGACAAGCTAGAGCGCAACGTGCTCGAACTGAAAGGTGTTCAGGCCGACGAGGAGTACCGCGGCCAGCTCCTCCGCAAACTCGGCGAACTGTAA
- the radB gene encoding DNA repair and recombination protein RadB — MSEYVPTGCDAIDDLLGGGLERGAVTQVYGPPAAGKTNFALSAVMEVAAAGDAALYIDTEGLSADRMEQVASGRARGTAQTVDDLAGRLIITEALDYDEQAEAVQDAAEFAAEVELIVLDSATGFYRLRRDDEDGGETLRDVARQITHLLSLARKHDIAVLYTNQVFTDPDSDRSTALGGHTLNHWSGAIVRLDRFRGGNRRATLEKHRAKPAGDTAQFRITDSGLVGDGTPETPQ, encoded by the coding sequence GTGAGCGAGTACGTCCCGACCGGGTGTGACGCTATCGACGACCTCCTGGGTGGTGGGTTAGAGCGCGGCGCGGTCACGCAGGTGTACGGCCCGCCGGCGGCCGGCAAGACCAACTTCGCCCTGTCGGCGGTGATGGAAGTCGCCGCCGCCGGCGACGCCGCGCTGTACATCGACACCGAGGGGCTCTCGGCCGACCGGATGGAGCAGGTCGCCAGCGGCCGCGCTCGCGGGACCGCCCAGACCGTCGACGACCTCGCCGGGCGACTCATTATTACGGAGGCGCTGGACTACGACGAGCAGGCCGAGGCCGTTCAGGACGCCGCCGAGTTCGCCGCCGAGGTCGAACTCATCGTCCTCGATAGTGCGACCGGGTTCTATCGACTCCGCCGCGACGACGAGGACGGCGGCGAGACGCTCCGGGACGTGGCCCGCCAGATTACTCACCTGCTCTCGCTGGCCCGCAAGCACGACATCGCCGTCCTGTACACGAATCAAGTGTTCACCGACCCCGACAGCGACCGCTCGACTGCGCTCGGCGGCCACACCCTGAACCACTGGTCGGGCGCAATCGTCCGTCTGGACCGGTTCCGCGGTGGCAACCGACGGGCGACGCTGGAGAAACACCGCGCCAAACCGGCCGGCGACACGGCTCAGTTCCGCATCACCGACTCGGGACTTGTGGGCGACGGCACGCCCGAAACGCCGCAGTAA
- a CDS encoding CDC48 family AAA ATPase, which yields MNEVQLEVAKAYPNDSGRGIARLDPDTLLHLKLSPGDIIEIEGSDTTAAKVWRADRQDWNTDTVRIDGFTRQNADVGIGERVTIRKAEAEKADKLVLAPPEEASVQFGSDAAGMVKRQILKRPVVERDIVPVMSSTNHPFMRSPGQAIPLIAVETEPEGVCLITEDTEVELREEPISGFEKTGGGITYEDIGGLQNEIQRVREMVELPMKHPQIFKKLGIEPPQGVLLHGPPGTGKTLLAKAVANETSASFFSIAGPEIISKYYGESEQQLREIFEDASEESPSIIFIDELDSIAPKREDVTGEVERRVVAQLLTMMDGLESRGQVIVIAATNRVDSVDPALRRPGRFDREIEIGVPDEVGREEILQIHTRGMPLSDDVNLAKLATDTHGFVGADIESLTKEAAMKALRRYLPEIDLDEEDIPPSLIDRMIIKRDDFKGALNEVSPSAMREVLVELPKVSWDSVGGLSEPKEQVQEAVEWPMNSPEKFERMGVTPPSGVLLYGPPGTGKTLMAKAVANETDANFISVRGPQLLSKWVGESEKAIRQTFRKARQVAPTIIFFDELDSLAPGRGGEMGSNVSERVVNQLLTELDGLEEMEDVMVIGATNRPDMIDPALIRSGRFDRLVMIGEPDIEGREQILKIHTDDTPLSPDVSLRELAEVSDGFVGSDLESIAREAAIEALREDDDADEVEMRHFRQAMDSVRPTITDDIREYYEQMEEEFRGGSSPQRQAGSGGRIGFQ from the coding sequence ATGAACGAAGTCCAATTGGAAGTGGCGAAGGCGTACCCGAACGACTCGGGGCGCGGCATCGCCCGACTCGACCCCGACACGCTGCTGCATCTCAAGCTTTCCCCCGGCGACATCATCGAGATCGAAGGGAGCGATACGACCGCGGCAAAGGTGTGGCGCGCCGACCGGCAGGACTGGAACACCGACACCGTCCGCATCGACGGCTTCACGCGCCAGAATGCCGACGTGGGCATTGGCGAGCGCGTCACCATCCGCAAGGCCGAGGCGGAGAAGGCCGACAAGCTCGTCCTCGCGCCGCCGGAAGAGGCGTCGGTCCAGTTCGGCTCCGACGCTGCCGGCATGGTCAAACGGCAGATCCTCAAGCGGCCGGTCGTCGAGCGCGACATCGTCCCGGTGATGTCCTCGACGAACCACCCGTTCATGCGCTCGCCCGGCCAGGCAATCCCGCTGATTGCCGTCGAGACCGAGCCAGAAGGCGTCTGTCTCATCACCGAAGACACCGAGGTGGAACTCCGCGAGGAACCCATCTCCGGCTTCGAGAAGACCGGCGGCGGCATCACCTACGAGGACATCGGCGGACTGCAAAACGAGATTCAGCGGGTCCGCGAGATGGTCGAACTGCCGATGAAACACCCTCAGATCTTCAAGAAGCTCGGCATCGAGCCGCCACAGGGGGTCCTGCTTCACGGGCCGCCCGGCACCGGGAAGACGCTGCTGGCGAAGGCCGTCGCCAACGAAACCTCAGCTAGCTTCTTCTCTATCGCCGGCCCTGAGATCATCTCGAAGTACTACGGCGAGTCCGAACAGCAGTTACGCGAGATATTCGAGGACGCCAGCGAAGAGTCGCCCTCGATAATCTTCATCGACGAACTGGACTCCATCGCCCCCAAGCGTGAGGACGTGACCGGCGAGGTCGAGCGCCGGGTCGTCGCCCAGTTGCTGACGATGATGGATGGCCTCGAATCGCGAGGGCAAGTCATCGTCATCGCCGCGACCAACCGCGTCGACAGCGTGGACCCGGCGCTGCGTCGCCCGGGCCGGTTCGACCGCGAAATCGAAATCGGCGTGCCCGACGAGGTCGGCCGCGAGGAAATCCTCCAGATCCACACCCGCGGCATGCCCCTCTCGGACGACGTGAACCTCGCCAAGCTGGCGACGGACACGCACGGCTTCGTCGGGGCAGACATCGAGAGCCTGACCAAGGAGGCCGCGATGAAGGCGCTGCGCCGGTACCTCCCCGAAATCGACCTCGACGAGGAGGACATCCCGCCGAGCCTCATCGACCGGATGATCATCAAGCGCGACGACTTCAAAGGGGCGCTCAACGAGGTGAGTCCATCGGCGATGCGGGAGGTGCTGGTCGAACTCCCGAAGGTGTCCTGGGACAGCGTCGGCGGCCTCAGCGAGCCCAAAGAGCAGGTTCAGGAGGCCGTCGAGTGGCCGATGAACTCCCCGGAGAAGTTCGAGCGCATGGGCGTGACGCCGCCCTCCGGGGTGTTGCTGTACGGCCCGCCCGGCACCGGGAAGACGCTCATGGCGAAGGCCGTCGCCAACGAGACGGACGCGAACTTCATCTCGGTCCGTGGCCCGCAACTGCTCAGCAAGTGGGTCGGCGAGAGCGAGAAGGCCATCCGGCAGACGTTCCGGAAGGCCCGACAGGTCGCCCCGACCATCATCTTCTTCGACGAACTCGACTCGCTGGCACCGGGACGGGGCGGGGAGATGGGGTCGAACGTCTCCGAGCGCGTCGTCAATCAGCTCCTGACCGAACTCGACGGGCTGGAGGAGATGGAGGACGTGATGGTCATCGGCGCGACCAACCGCCCGGACATGATTGACCCGGCGCTCATCCGCTCGGGCCGGTTCGACCGGCTGGTGATGATCGGCGAGCCCGACATCGAGGGCCGCGAGCAAATCCTGAAGATTCACACGGACGACACGCCGCTGTCGCCCGACGTGAGCCTGCGCGAACTGGCCGAAGTCAGCGACGGGTTCGTCGGCTCGGACCTGGAATCCATCGCCCGCGAGGCCGCCATTGAGGCGCTCCGCGAGGACGACGACGCCGACGAGGTCGAGATGCGCCACTTCCGGCAGGCCATGGACAGCGTGCGCCCGACCATCACCGACGACATCCGCGAGTACTACGAGCAGATGGAAGAGGAGTTCAGAGGGGGTTCCAGCCCACAGCGTCAGGCCGGATCCGGCGGCCGAATCGGCTTCCAGTAA
- a CDS encoding NADP-dependent oxidoreductase: MSNTNRVYRLAKRPEGTPDHDTFELSEEEIPDPGPGEVLIKTLYLSVDPYMRDRMRDSESYEEPWDVGDPLKGAVVGEVVESNGARFDEGDVVTGELEWAEYATAPGPVLTEVNPELAPISTALGVLGMPGLTAYFGTRDVAQPSAGDTFVVTGAAGAVGSVAGQLAKLQGARVVGFAGSDEKVSFLEDDLGFDAGINYKTTDDYRAALDEAAPDGVDAYFDNVGGPITDAVFTRLNTDARVAVCGQISLYNSEEIPMGPRKLTQVIQSRATVEGLLVSDFEPRFEEATKQLGQWVASGDISYRETVTEGIENAPDAFLGLFEGENIGKQLVQVAER, from the coding sequence ATGTCGAACACTAACCGCGTTTACCGGCTGGCGAAGCGCCCCGAAGGGACCCCCGACCACGATACGTTCGAGCTTTCAGAGGAAGAAATTCCGGACCCGGGACCTGGCGAGGTACTCATCAAGACGCTGTACCTCTCAGTCGACCCGTATATGCGCGACCGGATGCGAGACAGCGAATCGTACGAGGAGCCGTGGGACGTGGGGGACCCGCTCAAGGGTGCAGTCGTCGGTGAGGTCGTCGAATCCAACGGTGCACGCTTTGACGAGGGCGATGTCGTCACCGGCGAGCTAGAGTGGGCGGAGTACGCCACAGCGCCCGGACCGGTGCTTACAGAAGTCAATCCGGAACTTGCACCCATCTCGACGGCGCTCGGTGTCTTAGGGATGCCGGGCCTGACAGCGTACTTCGGCACACGGGACGTCGCGCAGCCCTCCGCCGGCGACACGTTCGTCGTCACCGGGGCCGCTGGGGCCGTCGGCTCCGTTGCAGGCCAGCTCGCCAAGCTCCAGGGGGCACGCGTCGTCGGTTTCGCCGGCTCCGACGAGAAGGTCTCGTTCCTCGAAGACGACCTCGGCTTCGACGCGGGCATCAACTACAAGACGACCGACGACTACCGGGCCGCGCTGGACGAGGCCGCGCCGGACGGCGTCGACGCGTACTTCGACAACGTCGGCGGACCGATTACTGATGCGGTGTTCACTCGACTCAACACCGACGCGCGCGTCGCCGTCTGCGGGCAGATATCGCTGTACAACAGCGAGGAGATTCCGATGGGGCCGCGCAAGCTGACCCAGGTCATCCAGTCCCGGGCAACCGTCGAAGGCCTCCTCGTCTCCGACTTCGAGCCGCGGTTTGAGGAAGCGACGAAGCAACTCGGCCAGTGGGTTGCCTCGGGCGACATCTCCTACCGAGAAACCGTCACCGAGGGCATCGAGAACGCGCCCGACGCGTTCCTCGGGCTGTTCGAAGGCGAGAACATCGGCAAGCAGCTCGTGCAGGTCGCCGAGCGATAG
- a CDS encoding universal stress protein, whose translation MVFLVPFDGSPLADAALDRAVTYAGALNEDVVAVAFIPTGADYAERRRRVDPSEDFAAETAADDLRRKIEEATDDSELRYDDVSAHSTSELSTTIRQTARDVDASVVFLGSDDTEDIVVPIGEVTDGESYDIHIVRRT comes from the coding sequence ATGGTATTTCTCGTTCCCTTCGATGGGTCACCGCTTGCAGATGCTGCACTCGACCGCGCCGTCACCTACGCTGGGGCGCTTAACGAGGACGTCGTCGCCGTCGCGTTCATCCCCACTGGGGCCGACTACGCCGAGCGCCGCCGGCGCGTCGACCCCAGTGAAGACTTCGCCGCCGAAACCGCCGCGGACGACCTCCGACGCAAGATCGAGGAGGCGACCGACGACTCCGAACTCCGCTACGACGACGTGAGCGCCCACTCCACCAGTGAACTGTCGACGACGATCAGACAAACTGCCCGCGATGTCGACGCCAGCGTCGTGTTCCTCGGTAGCGACGACACCGAAGACATCGTCGTCCCCATCGGCGAAGTCACAGACGGCGAGTCCTACGACATCCACATCGTCCGACGGACGTGA
- the phoU gene encoding phosphate signaling complex protein PhoU, with translation MPRDSYQEGLNSLREDVLYMSEIVLERLRLGLDALEQKDEEMAREVIEGDHEINQLYLDLEQDCIDLLALQQPVASDLRFIAASFKIITDLERIGDLATNLGEYSLEAERDVYPEVDIQDVADVTIEMVENAMEAYGDENADQCYAIADVDDEVDERCEAASETVVRDLIEREIDTDSSEAEIEQLMADVSRLLLTIRDIERVGDHAVNIAARTLYMVENDDDLIY, from the coding sequence ATGCCACGCGATTCCTATCAGGAGGGACTGAACTCGCTCCGTGAGGATGTCCTTTATATGTCAGAGATCGTCCTCGAGCGGCTCCGGCTCGGCTTGGATGCGCTCGAACAGAAGGACGAAGAGATGGCCCGAGAAGTTATCGAGGGCGACCACGAGATCAATCAGCTGTATCTCGACCTCGAACAGGACTGTATCGATCTGCTGGCGCTGCAACAGCCGGTCGCGTCCGATCTCCGCTTTATCGCCGCGTCGTTCAAGATCATCACCGACCTCGAACGGATCGGTGACCTCGCCACGAACCTCGGCGAGTACTCGCTGGAGGCCGAACGCGACGTATACCCCGAGGTCGACATCCAGGACGTTGCCGACGTAACCATCGAGATGGTCGAAAACGCGATGGAAGCCTACGGCGACGAGAACGCCGACCAGTGCTACGCCATCGCCGACGTTGACGACGAGGTGGACGAACGCTGTGAGGCCGCCTCGGAGACGGTCGTGCGCGACCTCATCGAGCGGGAGATAGACACCGATTCCAGCGAGGCCGAAATCGAGCAGTTAATGGCCGACGTGTCCCGGCTCCTGCTGACAATTCGTGACATCGAGCGCGTCGGTGACCATGCCGTCAACATCGCCGCGCGGACGCTGTACATGGTCGAGAACGACGACGACCTCATTTACTAG
- a CDS encoding lycopene cyclase domain-containing protein has protein sequence MLPDIGVFGPYTYLVTEVIWGSIALVLLWRANALRMAAKTIVVLYPIAYVWDWYTLTVGVFEIKLRTGVDLLGIPIEEHIFMIVVPALILGIHENLHGLSSGSNSE, from the coding sequence ATGCTGCCTGACATCGGCGTCTTCGGCCCCTACACGTATCTAGTTACGGAGGTAATCTGGGGGAGTATCGCCCTCGTGTTGCTCTGGCGCGCGAACGCCCTCCGGATGGCGGCCAAGACCATCGTCGTGCTCTATCCGATCGCCTATGTCTGGGACTGGTACACGCTCACTGTCGGTGTCTTCGAAATTAAACTCCGGACCGGTGTCGACCTGCTCGGAATCCCAATCGAGGAGCATATTTTCATGATTGTCGTTCCGGCGCTTATTCTCGGCATCCACGAAAACCTCCACGGTCTTTCGTCCGGGTCGAACAGCGAATAG
- a CDS encoding DUF7344 domain-containing protein, translated as MSIAETTSEPTAAEAEESPTDESPSGGSSSDDALTRDDLFHVLQCRRRRLVLKYLHEYPGDEPADMSDIAEHIAALEHDTTIDSLRSKQRQRVYIALYQSHLPKMDDAGVINYNQDRGLVEATALASSFDKYLAAEPSLLSTPTAESTLSAGPVTDHDRTGAHTPADERWAGRYLGTACATLVAVGGLVLSGTTVSGVAVALVVSVVFVALAVGHRLSLSGSRSLSDRLRAALDTEM; from the coding sequence ATGTCGATAGCTGAAACGACTTCCGAACCCACGGCAGCCGAGGCAGAAGAGTCCCCGACAGACGAGTCTCCGTCTGGAGGCTCCTCATCTGACGACGCCCTCACCCGCGACGACCTCTTCCACGTCCTCCAGTGTCGTCGTCGCCGCCTGGTCCTCAAGTACCTCCACGAGTACCCCGGCGATGAGCCGGCCGATATGAGCGACATCGCAGAGCACATCGCGGCGCTGGAACACGACACAACCATCGACTCGCTTCGCTCGAAACAGCGCCAGCGCGTCTACATCGCGCTGTATCAGTCCCACCTCCCGAAGATGGACGACGCGGGCGTCATCAACTACAATCAGGACCGGGGACTCGTCGAAGCGACAGCGCTCGCGAGCTCCTTCGATAAATATCTCGCTGCGGAACCATCACTCCTGTCGACGCCGACTGCGGAGTCGACGCTGTCGGCCGGGCCTGTAACTGACCACGACCGGACCGGTGCCCACACGCCTGCCGATGAGCGGTGGGCAGGTCGGTATCTCGGGACTGCGTGTGCCACACTGGTTGCAGTCGGTGGACTCGTACTCAGCGGGACTACAGTGTCAGGCGTCGCAGTCGCACTCGTCGTGAGCGTGGTATTTGTAGCACTGGCAGTGGGCCATCGGCTCTCGCTGTCGGGGTCGCGGTCGCTTTCAGACCGTCTACGGGCCGCTCTCGATACGGAGATGTAA
- the larC gene encoding nickel pincer cofactor biosynthesis protein LarC — MRTLAFDGRMGAAGDMLLGALLAAGADREALSPVEDALDIEYAVSTVDRSGIAATRVEVLLSDADDVDDSHDDAHGTHSHAHSHDHDEGHDHAGDDEYSHTHGDHDHTHAEGHGPSRTYAEVVELVGEMDLPATVRTDALAIFEILGEAEASVHGTDLDDTHFHEVGADDAIADIVGVCLLLDDLDIERVVTTPLATGGGTVEMSHGTYPVPTPAVVAVAERADWSLQGGPIDRELLTPTGAAILAHIADGTESLPPLDVDASGYGAGGWDLDSRPNVLRAMVGDGAGRLRRDEITVLETNVDDAPPEVLGDLQRSLPDVGARDVSIVPTTMKKSRPGHIVKVICRPEDAERVARRLAEATGTLGVRESGAGHRWVADREYETVFLSIDGEEFDVTVKVASDTDGAVFDVSAEYDDAAAVADTTGLPVREVMQRAEQLVRE, encoded by the coding sequence ATGCGAACACTCGCTTTCGATGGCCGGATGGGTGCCGCCGGCGACATGCTGCTTGGGGCACTACTGGCCGCCGGGGCCGACCGCGAGGCGCTGTCGCCGGTTGAGGACGCGCTGGACATCGAATACGCCGTCTCCACGGTGGACCGCTCAGGGATTGCTGCAACGCGCGTCGAAGTACTGCTGTCTGACGCCGACGATGTCGACGATTCTCACGACGACGCTCACGGCACTCACTCGCATGCTCACTCCCACGACCATGACGAGGGACACGACCACGCTGGGGACGACGAATATTCACATACTCACGGCGACCACGACCACACCCACGCTGAGGGCCACGGCCCGAGCCGAACGTACGCCGAGGTCGTCGAACTCGTCGGGGAGATGGACCTGCCGGCGACAGTGCGAACGGACGCGCTGGCGATATTCGAGATACTCGGCGAGGCCGAGGCGTCGGTCCACGGGACTGACCTTGATGACACGCACTTCCACGAGGTCGGGGCCGACGACGCCATCGCCGATATCGTCGGCGTCTGCCTCCTGCTGGACGACCTCGACATCGAGCGGGTCGTAACGACGCCGCTGGCGACTGGCGGCGGAACCGTCGAGATGAGCCACGGCACTTACCCGGTCCCGACCCCGGCGGTGGTCGCGGTCGCCGAGCGGGCCGACTGGTCGCTGCAGGGAGGCCCCATCGACAGGGAACTCCTGACGCCGACCGGCGCAGCGATTCTCGCCCACATTGCTGACGGGACCGAGTCGCTGCCGCCGCTCGATGTCGACGCGTCAGGCTACGGTGCTGGCGGCTGGGACCTCGACAGCCGCCCCAACGTCTTGCGGGCCATGGTCGGCGACGGCGCGGGGCGACTCCGCCGCGACGAAATCACGGTCCTCGAAACGAACGTCGACGACGCCCCGCCCGAGGTGCTTGGCGACCTCCAGCGCTCGCTCCCGGATGTCGGCGCACGCGACGTGTCGATAGTGCCGACGACGATGAAGAAGTCACGGCCCGGCCACATCGTCAAGGTCATCTGCAGACCGGAGGACGCCGAGCGGGTCGCGCGCCGTCTCGCCGAGGCAACCGGGACGCTCGGTGTGCGCGAGTCCGGGGCCGGCCACCGTTGGGTCGCCGACCGGGAGTACGAGACGGTTTTCCTCTCTATCGACGGCGAGGAGTTCGATGTCACGGTCAAGGTCGCAAGCGACACCGACGGCGCGGTGTTCGACGTGAGCGCAGAGTACGACGACGCCGCGGCCGTCGCGGACACGACCGGACTCCCCGTCCGTGAGGTTATGCAGCGAGCCGAGCAGCTGGTCCGAGAGTAG
- a CDS encoding DUF7344 domain-containing protein, which yields MRPAVGPDAVVDTGKRTTPPAQNDLDGATLFDSLGNERRRACLYCLAEHGTALSVSTLGEQVARAVADAETDSDELYDSVYISLCQTHLPKLDAAGLVEYEQDRKRVRQGPRFDAIRDQFEAAHTPEEQAAESIRAEPIASILTVAIGAAAVASPPTARIVLLFGLVGGHLLVLILGSTSSFRSSD from the coding sequence ATGCGACCAGCAGTAGGTCCCGACGCCGTCGTTGATACCGGGAAAAGGACTACGCCGCCAGCGCAAAACGACCTCGATGGCGCGACCCTATTCGATAGTCTCGGCAACGAGCGCCGCCGCGCATGCTTGTACTGCCTTGCTGAACACGGGACAGCGCTCTCTGTCAGTACGCTGGGCGAACAGGTGGCACGGGCCGTCGCCGATGCAGAGACCGATAGTGACGAACTCTACGACAGTGTGTACATCTCACTCTGTCAGACTCACCTGCCCAAACTCGACGCTGCCGGGCTGGTAGAATACGAGCAAGACCGAAAACGTGTCCGTCAGGGCCCCAGGTTCGACGCTATCAGGGACCAGTTCGAAGCGGCCCACACGCCCGAGGAACAGGCAGCCGAGAGTATTCGAGCCGAGCCCATCGCGAGTATTCTGACAGTGGCGATAGGCGCGGCCGCAGTCGCGAGTCCACCGACAGCCAGAATCGTACTGCTTTTCGGACTCGTCGGGGGTCACCTTCTCGTTCTCATCCTTGGGTCCACGTCTTCGTTCAGAAGTAGTGACTGA
- the trkA gene encoding Trk system potassium transporter TrkA: MYIVIVGAGEVGSNIAESLAESHEVAVVDIDPDRVESLMYEADVLGVEGDGAELDTLSEAGIEKADVLIASTDDDETNIVTCGTAVTAADPFTISRVKSAKFLRTWEKSEGAFGVDHMVATNLLTAENIARVIGLPGSRDVETFVDGQVQMGEFEVRESSPITNLTVAEADRYESLTFAAVLRDDEVIIPRGETVIKAGDEIVVIGSCESVRLFATEIAPESKSTQNVLVVGGSDVGYHTARLLQDRGIKPRLIEKNHDRARELAEDLQGTTVLESDATDSEFLEREHVEDADAVVATLDSDEKNLLVTLLAKRLGAERTVAVVNSGEYVDLFEAVGVDVAVNPRETTAEEITRFTREYDATKVAIIESDRAEVLEIEVSADSVLAGRPIQESVQELPTGVVIGAISRGGELVIPRGDTVIEPGDHVVVFVDADCLEAVNDKL; the protein is encoded by the coding sequence GTGTATATCGTAATCGTCGGCGCTGGCGAGGTCGGTTCGAACATTGCTGAGAGCCTCGCTGAAAGCCACGAAGTCGCCGTCGTAGATATCGACCCAGACCGCGTTGAAAGCCTGATGTACGAGGCCGACGTGCTGGGCGTCGAAGGAGACGGTGCGGAACTCGACACCCTCTCGGAGGCCGGTATCGAGAAAGCCGACGTTCTCATCGCCAGTACCGACGACGACGAGACGAACATCGTCACCTGCGGGACGGCGGTAACGGCGGCTGACCCGTTCACCATTTCCCGCGTCAAGAGCGCGAAGTTCCTCCGGACCTGGGAGAAATCTGAGGGTGCCTTTGGCGTGGACCACATGGTTGCGACGAACCTGCTCACCGCGGAGAATATCGCCCGAGTAATCGGGCTTCCCGGTTCGCGCGACGTGGAAACATTCGTTGACGGACAGGTCCAGATGGGTGAGTTCGAGGTGCGCGAATCAAGTCCAATCACGAATCTGACCGTCGCTGAGGCCGACCGCTACGAGTCACTAACCTTCGCTGCCGTCTTGCGCGATGACGAAGTCATCATTCCGCGCGGGGAGACAGTAATCAAAGCAGGTGACGAGATCGTCGTCATCGGCAGCTGTGAAAGCGTTCGCCTGTTCGCGACTGAAATCGCACCGGAGTCAAAATCGACCCAGAACGTCCTCGTCGTCGGCGGGAGCGATGTCGGCTATCACACTGCGCGACTGCTCCAGGACAGAGGGATCAAACCCCGGCTTATCGAAAAGAACCACGACAGGGCCCGCGAGCTCGCGGAAGACCTTCAGGGAACCACCGTACTGGAAAGCGACGCGACCGACAGCGAATTTCTAGAACGAGAACACGTCGAAGACGCCGACGCCGTGGTTGCGACGCTCGATAGCGACGAGAAGAACCTTCTGGTGACGCTGCTGGCCAAGCGACTCGGTGCGGAGCGAACCGTTGCCGTCGTCAACTCCGGCGAGTACGTCGACCTGTTCGAGGCTGTCGGCGTCGACGTGGCCGTCAACCCCCGAGAGACGACCGCCGAGGAGATTACGCGATTCACCCGCGAGTACGACGCGACGAAGGTTGCCATCATCGAATCTGACCGCGCCGAAGTGTTGGAAATCGAGGTCTCTGCCGACAGCGTTCTGGCGGGGCGGCCGATTCAGGAGTCGGTACAGGAACTGCCGACCGGCGTGGTCATCGGCGCTATCAGCCGCGGCGGCGAACTGGTCATCCCCCGTGGTGACACTGTCATCGAACCCGGCGACCACGTCGTGGTGTTCGTGGACGCCGACTGTCTGGAAGCGGTCAACGACAAGCTATAG